DNA from Mycobacterium bourgelatii:
GTTCTCCTCGGCGTAGGGCTGCAGTTCCGCGGGCAGGTCGTCTTCGTAATAGATCGCTTCGACCGGGCACACCGGTTCGCAGGCCCCGCAGTCGACGCATTCGTCGGGGTGGATGTAGAGCATCCGGGCACCTTCGTAGATGCAGTCGACGGGGCATTCTTCCACGCAGGCTCGGTCTTT
Protein-coding regions in this window:
- the fdxA gene encoding ferredoxin, whose protein sequence is MTYVIGQPCVDIKDRACVEECPVDCIYEGARMLYIHPDECVDCGACEPVCPVEAIYYEDDLPAELQPYAEENAKFFTETLPGQANPLGSPGGAAKLGAIDADTPLVADLPPQGH